The Meleagris gallopavo isolate NT-WF06-2002-E0010 breed Aviagen turkey brand Nicholas breeding stock chromosome 20, Turkey_5.1, whole genome shotgun sequence DNA window TTGTTGTAGGCACCGCTCTCGAAGCCGCCATCGTCCGCTGCGGGGAGAGGAGCGCGGGGTGAGCCCTGCGGCACGGGGTGAGTCCGGCCCGGCCGAACCCTGCGGGCAACAGAACCGGGGGGcgggcagggagcagctcacGGTCACCCCGNNNNNNNNNNNNNNNNNNNNNNNNNNNNNNNNNNNNNNNNNNNNNNNNNNNNNNNNNNNNNNNNNNNNNNNNNNNNNNNNNNNNNNNNNNNNNNNNNNNNCGGCGGCGGCGGGTGAGTGCGGGCTGCGGCCCGGTCCGGCTGCTCTGCGGTGCCACATCGTCCGTTGTGCTTCTCGCACGGCATATCAGAAAGCAATTCACCCGAAAAAGAGAGTTATCCCAAAGAAAGTTCCTTAGGTCCACGGCAATGTGGGGTTTGATGGTGTTTTTTGAGGTTTGTTTGTGATAGCAGCTCTTGTCAGCGCTGTACGGTATGTGAAGCTGGGGTGCGGCCGGGTCCCTTTGAAAAGAGGCGATTTTATTGCTGCAACCACAAAACTACAGCAGGGAGAAGAGATTTGGTCGAGCGTGGGGGaaattctttcctatgagagtggtgaggtgctggaacagctggccagagaggctgtgggtgccctgtccatccctggaggtgttcagggccaggttggatgggggcctgggcagcctgggctgctatcAGATGTGGaagttggcagccctgcctgtggcagtgggaTTGGAGCTtgatccttccaacccaagccatcctgtGAAGTGCACAAAAAGACTCTGATGAAATGGGAGATTTCTTTCTAGTGCCTGATCTCTGCAAAGGTTTCTTTTTATCAGAAGTGATGCTGTTTTGCCAGTATATTTGTGAGCTGATGATGGAACAGGATTCTCTTGCATATCCTTTGTGTTGTCCGTATCTCATAATGACAAAAATAAGCAGTTTTTTAGGGGCAGACAGATTGCAAAACTGATTCAAGTGGTGAATTTCATATTCTAGGAAAAATCTCCTGAAGCTTTCTCAGACAAAATGGAATTTGATGGTAGCCCTCCTGAACTGGCAGAGATGGAGCAGCCAGAAACAGAGAGTGAGAACCCTTCCCATATGGCTTCAGGAACTTCTATGCAGGCACCTGCatttgcaggggagttgaacaGCTCCACAGAGCCAGGTATCATCCCATTCCTTATTGACACTACAGTAGGTGATATCATCTAACAAACAAAATATCCAGCTTTCTCCATTTCTGGTGATTGTGAATCCAACTTCAGCCATAACACTACAAAATATaagggttgggtttttttaagttttcttttttccttttctgttcagaATCTGCCTTGGAGCAGTTTAATCAGCTTGCTAGTGAGCATGGTGGCCAAAAATGGGAACAGGAACACCAACAGGTTGGAGCtgagcaaaatgaaacaagtgGAAGAAGTAAcgaagcagcagaagaaacacagctAGTTGTCTTGGATCCAGAACATGTGAGAAATCTCCAAATCTTGCTTTTTGCTATTGGTTGTATTTGCAGCTATATAGAATGTATGAGGCAAATTCTAAGCAGTGGTTTAGCTGTGTGCTAAAACTAGATGTTTAAAAATAGGTTCTACGAAAGTACTGACTCCTGAATGTCTGTTCTCACTATTAAACTCAGATTCAACGTGAGCAGTGCTCTGGGCATATTGGATACTATTCAGTACTCTTGAGAGACAAGTACTTCATAGAAGGAGTGGATGGGTTCTCAGATGTAGCTCTCCTGATGTTTCTGACTTGCAGATATTCTTAGTTGTTGTTTTCTATCGTCAATGAACTCCCACTGTATAACTTGCTGCAATGAGTGTAGCTAAATAGGAATCCAAGCCTCTATGGTAGAGAATATGATGTTTTATTCAGTAGCAGCAGTAGTATTAAGGTTCCTTCATCATTTATTTATACAAGTGTGTTAAAATCATCACCATCACGCTTTTTTACAGCCTCTGATGAGAAGATTCCAGACTGCCCTCAAGAATTACCTTACTAAGCAGATGGAAAAAGTGGATCTAGAGCTTCGAGAACTGGTAGATAAGAGTATTTTGTTGCCTTCTCACAGCACCCTGTCCCTGTGCAAGTTGAAGGCAGAGAACCAATTTCCTCTTGTATTTGCAGAGGACGGCGACAAAGAAGAGCAATGAACAGAGAGAAGAGCTTGGAGTGATTCTTTAcggtgcacagcagcagctggcccatctgcagctggagctggagaagAGCCACAACCGTCGTTCTCAGGCAGCCATAGCGCGTCGGCAGCTGGAAGAGGAACTGGAGGGCCTCAGGCTGACTTACCAGAAAGTGTGTCAGAACACGGATGATGAACGCAGGAAAGGTGACTGAGGCAGTCCTTGTGATAGAAATCAAGCAGTGGATTTCAGAATACAGTAAAATTCACATGGAATGATGAGCTCACTGGGGAGTTTCATAGGTGCTCCTAGTTCTTAGGAGAATCCGTGTGGCAGTCTCTTCTtgtctttccattttatttgtGCTTAAAGTGTGTCCTTCAAACACAGTTCTcagtaaatattctttttcccACCTCCTCAGTTTCTGCAATGCAGACCCAAGCAGAAAACTTGGCCTCACGTCTTTTGCACATGCAGAATATGGATGAGGAGATGCATCATAATATCTTACTGATGAAGCAGTCGACAAAGAAGGCTGAAGCAGAGAAGATTCAGGCTgaggtggaaaagaaaaaacaggtatCAAATAAAACTGTCTGCTTTTAGATAAATAAAGATGGATAACAGTGATGAATCTTGGAGGAGGCACTGCCTTGTCAGAAGAAAGGCTGTAATGACAAACATGGGGACTTCATCCccaaagaactggaaaaaacaaaaacaaatcaaccaACCCAATCAAAACAAACACGTACACACACGACACGTACAAAACCCACACCACAAAACAAGTGTTtctaagaaggaaggaaaagccaCCACGAAGATAGTGGTATGCACTGCCCAAAGGTTTTCTGCAGTTCTTATGATGATAAATCACTCTTCAAGCAAGCAAagggggatggggatggaaaGGTAGTGAAGAAGTGTCATTGTTCAAGCTTTAAGGATTATTCTGAGCCACAGTGAGGTTGACAGGGAAAATTGAACTTTGGAAATGAGCAAACCTGCTGGTGTGCTGGAGctccctctgctgccttctgcttgcagcaggACACAGACTGATGATTTTTGATGCAGGGTTGTACACAAACAGTTGAAGTAGAGTGGGTTTAGATGTTTTCTAACAAAGCATTTTACATCATAAGTTATTAAGATTCCAAATGGCGAGGTGTCATAATATAATCGAAACTGACAGGAAGAATGTTAATTCAAGATCCAAAGTATTGATTTACTAATGTGAATAGTAAGCAAAAGATaacaaaatcagcaaaaaagggctctttcttttgaaagttCTCTTCTGCACCCGTGGCAGTCATTCATACCTGAACAGAGAGGTTCAGTAAGAATCAACTCCAATCCATTTGGCCATTCAATTTTGATACTAGGCTATCTTGTTCTTGATGAATATATAGTTGATGAAGACTGAGACTGTATTACTCATCCTGAACTGCTTGATTCTGACTCTTTAGGATCTTCTAGTGGAACGTTTAACAAGAAAAGCCTATGAACTACAAGAACAGATTGCTCTGTTTGAAGCTCAGTTTGTAGCCCAGGCAGAGGACACCAAAGTAACTCGACAAGCAGTGAATGAGGTAGGAAgtgcacttttttcttttttcttctggttaaCATTTCCGTTTGGAGTGACTGACCCCTTAGGCTCATGCTCATGTGATAGGTACAGTACAGGCCACAGTTTTATAGTCTGTTCCTGTTTGCTGACATGAAGATATTTCTTGCCTTAAGAGTTGTCTGTAAATCACTTCTCAGCCCACTTCCTCAGCACTTTTTCTCGAAGACCTATGACTTTTCTGTGCAATAGATCAGACACTTTAACTGAAGCTGTTTCTGCCTGGCATAttatgtaaagaaaaatgtactgCATTGCAAAGTATATTTGGTTTCTCAACCCAGTAAAGGTTCAGCCTGTCTACATGTTCTCTCTTCTCTAGGCCTGTATGGAGGTGCAGGCTATTAACATGGAGAAGAAGCGATTGATAAACCACTGGACTAACAGCTTAGCTGGAGTGAAGCAAAGAGACGAGGCCTATGTTgctgcacaggagctgctgaggTATGGCATCTGAGAAATGCCCCAGGAAAGGCCTCAAATTTTGGAGATCAGAGATTCTAAAAGGGGCAGTGTGTCTTCTGTCAAGTCTGTTACTGCATGAGCAGGATATGTTAGACAAAGCAAGTCTACTGCTCTGAAGTACGCAGTGGTGCTATTGGCTAAGAAGTACATTTCTTTGTTACCAGTTTTGATCCACAACACACTTATCTCCCCAAGTATggtgttctgttttcttttgctttaagctgaatagcatttcttttatttgaattttattccTTCTAAAAGTCCCTTTACTTTTGCAACATTCCTCAGTCTCAAGAGAAACAAATCCTTCCTGATCTTTATATCATTTTTGGTTAAGATTTTGTGATGCCTTTAAAAGTCTTTGGGAAAACTATCTTATTGTTGCCAAATGAAGCGTTTGTTGGATCTGGAGACAAAACTTGACTGATTCTCtgaaagcaagaacaaaaaaatgtttttgtatggTGACATCCTGGTAAGCATGGAAAAGAATGGCAGTAgaggaaatgaaagattttcctacatgcattttcctttaaaacttaATATCTCAGTCCATCTTTTGGGAACTCTGCACACTCTACACTAGATTTCCTTATAAAGATGGTTATTTGTTGCTGCAGTAGCATGTTTGAAAGAACAATTTTAGATGATTGTTCAGCACAAGTCAACCTATGTGaggtttttcatcttctttgccACTCAGCAAGTACAGACATGACCTCAAGTCCATAGAAACAAACATCCATGGCTATAGAAAGTCAatcaggaaggaggaggagaagaatgAGATGCTTGTCACTATACTGAACCGTTCACATAATGATGCCAACACTACGAAGAAACTGATTGCCCAGTGCCTTTCAATGCAGGAGGCCTTGAAGCTTGAATCTGGCAGCTATACTCACATTCTAGAGGAGACACAGCAGGCTGTCAGCAGGATCAAGATGGTGAGAGGAGTCACTGGGAAGAGCAACACTTTTGAATTGTGCATAAAGATTTAATCTCCTTTCCCCAGACTGTTGCAGTGATCCTCTTTGTGCTTCCCTACCTTTTAGGATCGAGCTGCTCGTCTAAATGAGTTGTTGTCCATTAGTAAGGATATACAGAAAGGAACTGAAGCCAAAGAGCAGATAGAGAGTGAGATCATGGCAAAGCTGCAGGACCAGATAACGTccaacaaagcagaaaagcactTCTCACAGCTGGTTGCAAAACTTCATCAGAGGAAAACAGATCTGGTATAGTATGTTCTCTGTTTGTGAGTGAAACAGGCCGCAATCATCGCCTAGAGCAATGTCTTGCAAGTGTGTTTTGGCAGTATCTTTGCTTCTTCAGCTCCACAACTGAAGCTTTGTTGAGTTTTTGACCCCAGTTTTGCTCATCCAATGACACATaatctttactttttaaaaaaggaggCAATATGATGAATGACGCTATGAAGTGTTACATGTTCTTAGATCTTGGAAGAAGTCTGGACATTCTGGATATTCTGCATCAACTCCTATTAGTGTCTGTGTTGCACAGTAAAATGCAGAGATGATGGGCTTGGAAAAGACCAAACTGTAGCTCTGTGTGGTGCAGGATGGACAAAAGTAGCAGGCATGTTCTTGAAAGCTGCATTCATAACTCGAACAAACAATAGACATAGCCACTCTTTCTGGTTACTGTAGATGTTGTTAAGtgagaaatgcattttggaGAAGGTACAATATGTCCTACTATGTTAGCCAAGTATCTAGAGACATCTGGCTGGGAATACAGAAGCGATCAGCATGGTATCTTTGGGTTTAGGGATGTTTACACTTCTTAATGTTTTTCAACAACCTTATGGCAGAAGTAAATATTGATATCTCCTGTTAATGGTTGGGTAAACAAAGGTACAGTCATGGTATGTAACTTGCTTACAGCTTGTAGCACAGACCTGGGTGTAGAATCTAAATTCCCTGATTCTTTGCTAAACGGGCATTATAAATCTGTGAATTAATTACTGCTGGTGATACTAACTTGTCTTCTGTCTACTACTAGGAGCTGCATTTTTCCAAGATTGAAAATGATATGAGCCAGGTTATCCTGAACACAACTCACACTAACTGCAGGCTGACGGTCCTCCAAAAAACACTGTGTGAGCTggacaaggaaataaaaaacatccACCATCTAATCAGTCGTAGTGAAAGTGAGATCTCAAAGTGCAACCTCCTGATTGAGAACAAGCAAGGGGTCATCAGGCAGTACAACCAGAAGCTGGAGGCACTTCTTTCTCAGCAAGGGGTTCGTCTGTTTGCATTTTGATCCCAATTTGATCTTATTCTTTGTCTTGGCCACAGATGTCCTTGATAAATGTAACTGTGTGAGGGTTGCATTGTTAAAACTTCCAGGCATCGATATGGTGATTCAAAAGCAGCACTAGTTAATGTGACTGCTTCTGTTTGTCAGTCAGTGCTTAATGCGTGCAAAGGGAAA harbors:
- the CCDC40 gene encoding coiled-coil domain-containing protein 40 — translated: MEFDGSPPELAEMEQPETESENPSHMASGTSMQAPAFAGELNSSTEPESALEQFNQLASEHGGQKWEQEHQQVGAEQNETSGRSNEAAEETQLVVLDPEHPLMRRFQTALKNYLTKQMEKVDLELRELRTATKKSNEQREELGVILYGAQQQLAHLQLELEKSHNRRSQAAIARRQLEEELEGLRLTYQKVCQNTDDERRKVSAMQTQAENLASRLLHMQNMDEEMHHNILLMKQSTKKAEAEKIQAEVEKKKQDLLVERLTRKAYELQEQIALFEAQFVAQAEDTKVTRQAVNEACMEVQAINMEKKRLINHWTNSLAGVKQRDEAYVAAQELLSKYRHDLKSIETNIHGYRKSIRKEEEKNEMLVTILNRSHNDANTTKKLIAQCLSMQEALKLESGSYTHILEETQQAVSRIKMDRAARLNELLSISKDIQKGTEAKEQIESEIMAKLQDQITSNKAEKHFSQLVAKLHQRKTDLELHFSKIENDMSQVILNTTHTNCRLTVLQKTLCELDKEIKNIHHLISRSESEISKCNLLIENKQGVIRQYNQKLEALLSQQGGQELGPLEIEISKLTKEIEECNSEVMMLQKYWLNLQRELLKLTHEQEDQLTSLDTLKKQITIMQQKKVRTENEIQQEIKEQKDLERHMKSISNDLIKLNVLINKNNSSFTELQYGNIITENEFVRSLKAAEKESIEMQEKHSQLTEEKERLLNSLVEAEHQIMLWEKKIQLTKEMRSAVDSERGQGEIRAMRAEIHRMQVRYGQLMKQQEKMIRDMEASVSRREAIAIRGEGQNKTDKKRITKSDFCRKKEELRKKIAETQKNAQDCNKIILELESTQASLSASLLEKQQEMCMLQTESQGLDSHTECLRYRKRWNLLEIVAYQTRQKHLQALKEGKYTPLCSSEQTCRNEQQKLQERLRAVSAIVHRVQQEQPQHRPALQWLGECLESGLGSQEA